From the genome of Verrucomicrobiia bacterium, one region includes:
- a CDS encoding gamma carbonic anhydrase family protein, protein MCKLEEQLQTYLCQPPRLGKDVYIAKGAIVVGDVQLGDHSSVWYNAVLRGDINRIVVGHHSNIQDNAVLHLADDFPCMLGNYVTVGHSAVVHACHVGDEVLVGMGAIILDGAVIGEQSIIGARALVTQGTRIPPGSMVLGAPAKVTRALTQQERDGLKYWAEKYVANAAYCLKRQIGVGGVVPGPKSNAQGSATVPADR, encoded by the coding sequence ATGTGCAAGCTTGAAGAACAATTGCAGACCTACCTCTGCCAACCGCCCCGGCTTGGTAAAGACGTTTACATTGCAAAAGGAGCCATCGTTGTCGGCGATGTGCAACTGGGCGATCACTCCAGCGTCTGGTACAACGCCGTGCTGCGCGGCGATATCAATCGCATCGTTGTGGGCCATCACTCCAACATCCAGGACAACGCCGTTCTGCACCTTGCCGATGATTTCCCCTGCATGCTCGGCAACTACGTGACTGTTGGCCACTCCGCCGTGGTGCACGCGTGTCACGTTGGCGACGAAGTGCTGGTGGGCATGGGGGCGATCATTCTCGATGGCGCCGTTATTGGCGAGCAGTCGATCATTGGCGCGCGGGCTCTTGTCACGCAGGGAACCCGGATTCCTCCCGGATCAATGGTCCTGGGCGCGCCCGCCAAGGTGACGCGGGCGCTCACACAGCAGGAGCGAGATGGATTGAAATATTGGGCGGAAAAATACGTGGCGAATGCGGCATATTGCTTGAAGCGCCAAATTGGCGTTGGCGGCGTGGTGCCAGGGCCTAAATCGAACGCGCAAGGTTCCGCCACCGTGCCAGCGGATAGGTGA
- a CDS encoding phytoene/squalene synthase family protein, translating to MLTNLLEQVSRSFYLTLRVLPSDIRPQIGLAYLLARTTDTVADTTLVSLEQRLDLLEQLRGRIVGTRTDALSVMDLSRNQESQPERKLLEHVETSLAILAQSSAEDRALIRKVLDTITSGQVLDLKRFAGANADLIVALRTREELDDYTYRVAGCVGEFWTKICLQDHFRGSQFLTNQGISQTDYEMLGVRFGKGLQLVNILRDLPADLRSGRCYIPSDMLQLVQLAPSDLLDPQSAPRLRPVFHQLVDDAQAHLEAGWRYTNLIPRSELRLRLACAWPILIGMKTLKRLRAANVLDASQRIKISRAEVRQILVRSLVTYPLARWRNLARSI from the coding sequence ATGCTCACAAACCTGTTGGAACAGGTTTCGCGTTCATTCTACCTGACGCTGCGGGTCTTGCCTTCCGACATCCGTCCACAGATCGGCCTCGCATATTTGCTCGCACGCACCACCGACACCGTTGCGGACACCACCCTGGTTTCCCTGGAACAGCGGCTGGATTTGCTGGAACAATTGCGAGGCAGAATTGTTGGGACGCGCACGGATGCCCTGTCCGTAATGGACCTTTCCCGGAACCAGGAGTCGCAGCCAGAACGCAAACTCCTCGAGCATGTCGAAACGTCTCTCGCCATTCTTGCGCAGAGTTCCGCGGAGGATCGTGCCTTGATCCGCAAGGTCCTCGACACCATTACGAGCGGCCAGGTGTTGGACCTGAAACGTTTCGCAGGCGCGAACGCGGATTTGATTGTGGCACTCCGCACGCGCGAGGAGCTGGATGACTACACGTATCGCGTGGCCGGTTGTGTCGGCGAGTTTTGGACGAAGATCTGTTTGCAGGATCATTTTCGAGGATCGCAATTCCTCACCAACCAGGGAATTTCGCAAACTGATTACGAAATGCTGGGCGTCCGCTTCGGCAAGGGTTTGCAGCTGGTGAACATCCTTCGCGACCTGCCCGCCGACCTGCGCTCGGGGCGCTGCTATATTCCGTCCGACATGTTGCAGTTGGTTCAACTTGCACCCAGCGACTTGCTGGACCCCCAATCCGCACCCCGTTTGCGTCCCGTGTTCCATCAGCTGGTGGACGACGCCCAGGCGCATTTGGAAGCGGGATGGCGATATACAAACCTGATTCCACGATCCGAGCTTCGATTGAGACTGGCGTGCGCGTGGCCCATTTTGATTGGAATGAAGACGCTCAAGCGGTTGCGCGCCGCCAACGTGCTGGATGCCAGTCAGCGAATAAAAATCAGCCGTGCTGAAGTGCGTCAAATTCTGGTGCGATCCCTGGTCACCTATCCGCTGGCACGGTGGCGGAACCTTGCGCGTTCGATTTAG
- the nrdR gene encoding transcriptional regulator NrdR — MRCPKCGCQDDKVVDSRASREGATIRRRRECIACGNRFTTYEEIERENLMVLKRDGRHEEFSRDKLLSGIRKACQKRPISPKIIEDLVDRIVDEVTNRYEREIPGEVIGKLVMEGLRPVDEVAYVRFASVYRRFQEATDFVHEVKKLEAQQ; from the coding sequence ATGCGATGTCCGAAATGCGGTTGCCAGGACGACAAAGTTGTCGATTCCAGAGCCTCCCGGGAGGGAGCGACAATCCGCCGTCGCCGTGAATGCATCGCGTGTGGGAATCGCTTCACCACCTACGAGGAGATCGAACGGGAAAACCTGATGGTCCTCAAACGTGACGGCAGGCATGAGGAGTTCTCCCGCGACAAACTTCTCTCGGGTATTCGCAAGGCATGCCAGAAACGGCCGATCAGCCCCAAGATCATCGAGGATTTGGTGGACCGGATTGTCGATGAGGTGACGAATCGCTATGAGCGGGAAATCCCTGGGGAGGTGATCGGGAAACTCGTTATGGAAGGACTTCGCCCGGTCGACGAAGTTGCCTATGTGAGATTCGCCAGTGTCTATCGCCGGTTTCAGGAAGCCACTGACTTCGTCCACGAAGTCAAAAAGCTGGAGGCTCAACAATGA
- a CDS encoding DUF1425 domain-containing protein codes for MKRTLFSLGGAALLLTGCETAVVDRGAYLPINTTVNDRENRAGLVLLDERVRNSVTCPGIQETRMPDGRLQVAAQLRNRESRRIQVQVNCEFKDAQGFVIDATSYENVFFDENSQEAVKFVSMNNQAARYTIRIRQAR; via the coding sequence ATGAAACGAACTCTGTTTTCTCTCGGCGGCGCGGCCTTGCTCCTCACTGGATGCGAAACGGCAGTCGTGGATCGAGGTGCCTACCTGCCGATCAACACCACGGTAAACGATCGCGAGAATCGCGCAGGCCTCGTGCTCCTCGATGAACGCGTGCGCAACTCTGTCACCTGCCCGGGAATCCAGGAAACACGGATGCCCGACGGACGCCTGCAGGTCGCGGCTCAATTGCGGAACCGGGAAAGCAGGCGGATCCAGGTTCAGGTCAATTGCGAGTTCAAGGATGCCCAGGGTTTTGTCATCGATGCCACATCTTACGAGAACGTTTTTTTTGACGAGAATTCTCAGGAGGCCGTGAAGTTTGTTTCCATGAACAACCAGGCGGCGCGTTATACCATTCGCATCCGCCAGGCCCGCTGA
- a CDS encoding YMGG-like glycine zipper-containing protein, translating into MKRIKLLTAVCLLSLGPSAYAGGPGHRHWGHGHRHHRHHSHSSFSVHFGYPAYRHYSYYPAYAYPVSPAYTYSYAYPDYSYSRPNYAVAGTLLGALAGGIIGHNVHRQGWEGAGIGAAAGLVLGGVAESRARARERDLQSAPSVSYSVPDAQTINDAPTVPAAPRIQSAPAYAPAGSMTSANSLFGR; encoded by the coding sequence GTGAAAAGAATCAAGCTACTAACGGCGGTTTGTCTGTTGAGCCTCGGCCCAAGTGCATATGCGGGCGGCCCTGGCCATCGGCATTGGGGGCACGGGCACCGTCACCACCGGCATCACTCACATTCCTCGTTTTCGGTTCACTTCGGCTACCCGGCCTATCGGCATTATTCCTATTATCCGGCATACGCTTATCCCGTGTCGCCCGCGTACACATACAGCTACGCCTACCCGGATTATTCTTACAGCCGCCCAAACTATGCGGTCGCGGGAACGCTGCTGGGCGCGCTTGCAGGCGGGATAATCGGCCACAACGTGCATCGCCAGGGTTGGGAAGGCGCCGGTATTGGCGCAGCCGCGGGACTCGTCCTGGGCGGAGTCGCGGAAAGCCGGGCTCGTGCGCGCGAACGCGACCTCCAGTCCGCGCCCTCTGTTTCATACAGCGTTCCCGACGCGCAAACGATAAACGACGCGCCCACAGTTCCGGCCGCACCTCGGATCCAGAGCGCTCCCGCTTATGCGCCGGCGGGATCCATGACCAGTGCGAACAGCCTCTTCGGCCGGTGA
- a CDS encoding penicillin-binding protein activator LpoB — translation MIKYCSYLLPLAIAAIATGCASTGVKNPSGVPVTEMRPDERGFVAGTGVESQDLVMVTDKMARSILGIPQIANAQGTPRVVLDPVKNETRFPINKDIFLTRIRVQLNSKAQGKVLFLARDRMQALERERAMKQSGQVTASADPNLVEFRGADFFLTGTLQGLSTRTTAGTSDYILYSFQLIDARTSDIVWEDAAEIKKQGLEDAAYR, via the coding sequence ATGATCAAATATTGTTCCTACTTGCTTCCACTGGCCATTGCCGCAATTGCCACTGGCTGTGCTTCCACTGGTGTCAAGAATCCATCCGGCGTCCCGGTAACCGAGATGCGTCCGGACGAACGCGGATTCGTCGCGGGCACGGGCGTGGAATCCCAGGATCTGGTCATGGTGACCGACAAGATGGCCCGCAGCATTCTGGGCATTCCCCAGATCGCCAATGCGCAGGGCACGCCACGCGTCGTTTTGGATCCCGTGAAGAACGAAACGCGTTTCCCAATCAACAAGGACATTTTCCTGACGCGCATCCGAGTGCAATTGAACAGCAAGGCGCAAGGCAAGGTGCTCTTCCTCGCACGTGATCGCATGCAGGCGCTGGAACGGGAGCGCGCTATGAAACAGTCGGGACAAGTGACCGCCAGCGCGGATCCCAACCTGGTTGAATTCCGTGGGGCCGACTTTTTCCTCACGGGCACGCTCCAGGGCCTCTCGACCCGCACCACGGCAGGCACGAGCGATTATATCCTCTATAGCTTCCAGCTGATCGATGCCCGCACGTCGGACATCGTTTGGGAAGACGCCGCGGAGATTAAGAAGCAGGGTCTCGAGGACGCGGCGTATCGTTGA
- a CDS encoding MBL fold metallo-hydrolase, giving the protein MTRKPSKRSPAKRKRLPRSFKELTPSNHFNPRTFFHEMVWKTLLTRRKGEHRQPAFPKLQDGQVAITWIGHASFLIQFTDLNVLVDPNFANWLFLLKRIKRSGLRIEDLPPIDLVLLTHAHFDHFHKPSLRRLPHPKIGVMPWGVGDLALDLGFERVIELAWWESFSHTDWKVTLTPSKHWGARTLRDDHRGYGGFILEHQGRRIYHAGDSAYSHCFKEIGRRMPPEIALLPIGAYYPDTFRRVHMGPDQAMKAFKDLGAQQLVPMHYGTFRLSFEDMDEPPQWLMELAGEQKVSDKVRILDEGVPIVF; this is encoded by the coding sequence ATGACGAGAAAGCCATCCAAGCGATCGCCGGCAAAACGAAAGCGTCTGCCGCGTTCGTTCAAGGAACTGACTCCTTCGAACCACTTCAATCCGCGCACGTTCTTTCATGAAATGGTTTGGAAAACCCTGCTCACGCGCAGGAAAGGAGAACATCGGCAGCCCGCATTTCCGAAATTGCAAGACGGCCAGGTCGCGATCACGTGGATCGGGCACGCGTCATTCCTGATTCAGTTCACGGATTTAAATGTGCTGGTCGATCCCAATTTCGCGAACTGGCTTTTTCTCCTGAAGCGAATCAAACGCTCGGGTTTGCGCATCGAGGATCTTCCGCCGATTGATCTGGTTCTTCTGACGCACGCCCACTTCGATCACTTTCACAAGCCATCCCTGCGGCGGCTTCCGCATCCGAAGATTGGCGTCATGCCTTGGGGCGTTGGCGACCTCGCGCTTGACCTAGGGTTTGAACGTGTAATCGAGCTCGCGTGGTGGGAAAGCTTCTCGCACACGGATTGGAAGGTGACGCTGACGCCAAGCAAGCACTGGGGCGCGCGAACGTTGCGCGATGATCATCGCGGCTACGGCGGTTTCATTTTGGAGCACCAAGGCCGCCGCATCTATCATGCGGGCGACAGCGCCTACTCGCACTGCTTTAAGGAGATCGGACGGCGCATGCCCCCGGAAATCGCCCTCCTGCCGATCGGCGCCTATTATCCAGACACGTTTCGCCGCGTCCACATGGGTCCCGACCAGGCAATGAAGGCGTTCAAGGATCTCGGCGCCCAGCAGCTGGTGCCAATGCATTACGGAACATTCCGGCTTTCATTTGAGGACATGGACGAACCGCCGCAATGGCTGATGGAATTGGCGGGCGAGCAAAAGGTCTCCGACAAGGTGCGCATCCTTGATGAAGGAGTCCCAATCGTGTTTTAA